The Vibrio sp. STUT-A11 region TGATGGTATCAGCCAAAAAGCGTTGGCATCTTCTGTTGGCATCGAAGGCTCATCACTGGTTCGCCTTCTGGATAGCTTGGAAAAGAAAGGCTATATCACTCGCCAAGCTGACCAACATGATCGTCGGACGAAACGAATTTATTTAACGAGTGAGGGTCGCCAGCAGGTGTCGGTGTTACGTGGCCATTTGCAAGAAATTGAAGAAGATATGCTGTCTGCTATTTCTGATGAGGAGATA contains the following coding sequences:
- a CDS encoding MarR family transcriptional regulator, which produces MSRLKFGIQFSITSRLWRRHIDQRLAQVGFTDVSWSPLLHLDEFGDGISQKALASSVGIEGSSLVRLLDSLEKKGYITRQADQHDRRTKRIYLTSEGRQQVSVLRGHLQEIEEDMLSAISDEEINTMLGVLSKLTTRFKS